ACAAGGAAATGGTCGATGCGATCCTCGACCATGACGACATCAAGGCGATCAGCTTCGTCGGATCGTCCGACATTGCGCAATATATCTACAGCCGCGGCACCGCGAACGGGAAGCGAGTACAGGCGTTCGGCGGCGCCAAGAACCACGGCATCGTCATGCCCGACGCCGACCTCGACCAGGTGGTCAACGACCTCGCCGGCGCGGCCTTCGGCTCGGCCGGGGAGCGCTGCATGGCGCTGCCAGTGGTGGTTCCAGTCGGCGAGCAAACCGCCGACGCGCTGCGCGCCAAGCTCATCCCCGCGATCGAGAGCCTGCGCGTGGGCGTGTCGACCGACCCGGATGCGCATTACGGCCCAGTCGTGACGCGGGCGCACAAGGAAAAGATCGAGAGCTACATCCAGATGTGCGCCGATGAGGGCGGCGAGCTGGTCGTCGACGGCCGCGGCTTCAAGCTGCAGGGGCATGAGAACGGCTTCTTCGTCGGGCCGACCTTCTTCGACCATGTGAAGCCGAGCTTTCAGAGCTACCAGGAAGAGATTTTCGGCCCCGTGCTGCAAATGGTCCGCGCCAGGGATTTCGAGGAAGCGGTCGCGCTCCCCTCGAAGCACCAGTACGGCAATGGCGTCGCCATCTTCACCCGCAACGGCCACGCAGCGCGCGAATTCGCGGCGCGGGTCAATGTCGGGATGGTCGGAATCAACGTGCCCATCCCGGTGCCGGTTGCCTATCACACCTTCGGCGGCTGGAAGCGCTCCGGCTTCGGCGACATCGACCAGCATGGCCCGGAAGGCGTGCGCTTCTGGACCAAGTCGAAGAAGGTGACGCAGCGCTGGCCCGACGGTTCGGCCGACGGCGGCAATGCCTTCGTCATCCCCACCATGGGGTGATGGCGCGCTCGCCGGCAGCGTTTGGGATACAGCCGTAGCCGCGGGCGTTGGGGACGCCATGAAGCGTTTCCCCGTCTTTATCGCCGCTGTTTTGATACTTGCGGCCTGTGAAGGTCGAAACCCCGTCGCCAATGGCGCCAACGACGTTGCCGGCTTGCCCGACATCGCGACCAATGCGCCCGATCCCGAAAGCGGGCCGCCTGAAAATGCTTCGGCCGCGGCCGACGCGGCCCCGATCCCGGCGGGCGCCGATCCGCCGGCACCCGGTGCCAGGATTCCCGCCGCGCTGCAGGGCCGTTGGGGCATGGTCCCGGGCGACTGCACGTCGACGCGCGGCGACGCCAAGGGGCTGCTGACGATCAGCGCCGATCAGCTCCGTTTCTACGAATCGCGCGCCGTCCCGGGCAGCGATGTCGAGGGCGACGGAAATTCCGTGCGCGGCACGTTCAACTTCACCGGCGAAGGCCAGGAATGGACGCGTTTCGTTACTTTGCGGGCCGAGGGCAACCGCCTGACCCGCACCGAAAGCAACCCAACCGCGAGTTATAATTATGTCAAATGTGCCTAGGTCCGCGCCTCTGGCAATTGCCGTCGCGGCGCTTGCCGCTTGTGCGCAGGACCACAGCGACCAGAACATCATCATCGACAATAATGTCTCTGCCAACGCGGATATCGAGGAACTGCCTGCGGACGAGAGTAGCGCGACGCCGAGCGAAGAGCTGGCCAACGGCGCGGTCGAGGCGGATCGCGCGGCCGGCAATAACAGCCTCTAAGGCCCACTTGTCGATGCCCCGCATTCGCGCCTAGAGCGCCACGCGATGACGCAGTTCGACCTTACCGAAGACCAGCTCCAGATTCAGGAGATGGCGCGCAAATTCACCGCCGACGCCATCACGCCGCACGCCGCCGAATGGGACGAAAAGCACATATTCCCCAAGGACACGATCCGCGAGGCGGCCGAGCTGGGCTTCGGCGCGATCTACGTCGGCGAGGAAAGCGGCGGCATCGGCCTCGGCCGGCTCGAGGCCGCGCTGATCATGGAGGCGATGGCCTATGGCTGCCCCTCGACCAGTGCCTTCATCTCGATCCACAACATGGCCGCTTGGATGATCGACCGCTTCGGCGGCGATGAGGTGAAGCAGAAGTATTTGCCCTCGATGATTCCGATGGAGCGGATGGGCAGCTATTGCCTGACCGAGCCGTCTTCGGGCTCCGATGCCGCGGCGCTCAAGACGAAAGCGGTCTTGGACGGCGACCATTATGTCGTCTCGGGCTCCAAGGCCTTCATCTCGGGCGGCGGCGAGAATGAGATTTACGTGACCATGGTCCGCACCGGTGAGGAGGGCCCCAAGGGCATTTCCTGCCTGTTGATTGAAAAGGACATGAAGGGCGTCAGCTTCGGGGCCCAAGAAAAGAAGCTCGGCTGGCATTCGCAGCCCACCGCGCAGGTCAATTTCGATGAAGTCCGCGTGCCCGTCGCCAACCGCGTCGGAGGCGAGGGCGAAGGCTTTCGCATTGCCATGATGGGCCTTGATGGCGGCCGCCTCAACATCGGGGCCTGCTCGTTGGGCGGGGCGCAGCGCTGCCTCGACGAAGCGGTCAATTACACCAAGGAGCGCAAGCAATTCGGCACCGCCATCGCCGATTTCCAGGCGACGCAGTTTACGCTCGCCGACATGGAGACCGAGCTCCAGGCCGCGCGTTATTTGCTTTACGTCGCCGCCGCCAAGGTCACCGCCAATGCGCCCGACAAGACGCGCTTTGCGGCGATGGCCAAGCGGCTTGCGACCGACACTGGAAGCTCGGTGGTCGACCGCGCGCTGCAGCTGCACGGGGGATACGGCTATCTGCAGGATTACCCGATCGAACGCTTCTGGCGCGACCTGCGCGTCCACTCGATCCTAGAGGGCACCAACCAGATCATGCGCGTCATCGTCAGCCGCGACATGCTGCGGCAGTGATGTTGTGCGTCCTTCGATACGCTGCTTGCGCAGCTACTCAGGATGAGCGGATCGGAGACACCTTACTTTTCCGCTCATCCTGAGTAGGGGCTGAGCGAAGCCGAAGACCCGTATCGAAGGACCCACGATTGAAATCCGCCAAACCCAATCTCCCCTTCGACCCCTTCGCGCTCGCACAGGCTGCCGGCGAAGCCGCGGTGGGCCTTGCCGCTCGCCCCGCCGAACTGCTCGAAGTGCAGATGAAGGCCGCCCAGCAATGGACCGACTTCTGGACCGGCGCGATGACCGGCAAGGCCAGCGAAAAGCCCCGCGATCGCCGCTTTTCGGCGCCCGAATGGCAGGACGATCCATATTATCGCGCGATCCGCGATGCCTATCTGCTCGCGTCGCAGCAGTTGCGCGACAGCGTGTCCAAGGCCACCGGGGACAATTCAAGCGGCGCGATGGCGCGCTTCCTGCTCGACCAATATCTGAACGCCGTGTCGCCGACCAACTTCGCGGCGACCAATCCGCAGGTCGTTCAACGGACGAAGGAAACGGGCGGCGCCAACCTCGTCCAGGGGTTCAAGCATTTGCTGGAGGACATCGGCAGCGGCAAGGGCATCGTCCAGCGCCGCACCGATCCTGACGCGTTCAAGAAGGGCGAGACCGTCGCCGCGACGCCCGGTGCCGTGGTCTATGAGAACAAGCTGTTCCAGCTGATCCAGTATAATCCGTCGACCGACAAGGTCGCCGCCGAGCCGTTGCTCTACGTGCCGCCGCTGGTGAACCGTTATTACATGATTGACCTCGTGCCGCGGCAGAGCCTGGTCAAATGGCTGGTCGACGAAGGCCGCACCGTGTTCGTCATCAGCTGGGTCAATCCCGGTCCCGAGCTCAAGGATATGGGCGTCGGCGACTATGTTTTGACCGGCATCGTCGAGGCGATCGAGCAGGTCTCCAAGCGCACCGGCGCGGCGCCTGACCTTTTCTCCTTCTGCCTTGGCGGGACGCTCGCGGCGATCGCCGTTGCCTGGCTCGCCGCCAAGGGACGCGCCGAGGAAGTGAACAGCGCCACGCTCATCGGCAGCCTCGTCGATTTCTCCGACATGCGCGACTGGGCCGCGTTCGTGCACGAAAGCCACCTTGTCGCGCTCGAGGAGCATCTCGAGCGGCAGGGCTTCGTCGACAGCCTGGAGCTGCAGCGGCTGTTCGCGGCGATGCGCGCCAACGACCTCATCTGGTCGAGCGTGGTGAACCATTACCTGCTCGACAAGCCGGCGCCGCCGAGCGACCTGCTCTACTGGTTCGAGGATGGCGCCCGCATCCCCGCCGCCTTCCTCAAGAGCTACAACCGCGAGCTTTTACTGAAGAACCGCCTCAAGGATCCGGCCGGCTTCATGGTCGGCGATGTCGCCATCGACCTCGCCGCGATCGAAACGCCGATGCTGGTCATCGCGCTCAAGGACGATCACGTCTCGGCCTGGGACGCGGTCTATCGTGGTGCGCGCGACATCGGCGCCGAGTTCGTGCTTGGCGGATCGGGCCACAATGCCGGGGTGATCAACCCACCTGCCGCAAACAAGCACGGCTTCTGGACCAACCGCGAGATGCCCGCCGACGCCGAGCAATGGCTCGCGACGGCGGAGAAGCACGAAGGCAGCTGGTGGCCGTGGTGGACCAAATGGCTCCACGCCAAGGGCAGCAAGAAGTCGGTCGCCCCGCGGGCTCCCAAGCACGCGATCGAACCCGCCCCCGGCCGCTACGTGATGATGCCGTGATGGACGCGATGACGACGTCCGCCGACGTGATTGCGGTCAAGCAGGGCCAGGCGGGCCGCCTCCGCCTCAACCGCCCGAAAGCCCTGCATAGCCTCAACCGCTCGATGGTGCGCGAGATGGCGCGCGCCTTGCTCGAATGGCGCAGCGATCCGGACGTGCGCATCATCCTCATCGATCATGCCGAGGGGCGCGGGTTCTGCGCGGGCGGCGATGTCGTCACCATCGCCAACAGCGTCGACGGCGCGGAGGAGGCGGCGCGCGCGTTCTTCTTCGACGAATATCGCCTCAACCACCTCGAATATACCTACGCCAAGCCGGGCGTCGCCTTCATGGACGGGATCACGATGGGCGGCGGCGTCGGCATTGCCCTGCCCTGCCGCTACCGTGTCGCGACCGAGCGGACGGTGCTGGCGATGCCCGAAACGACCATCGGCATCTTCCCCGATGTGGGCGGCGGCCGCTATCTGTCGCGCCTGCGCGGGCGGCTCGCGCAATTCCTCGCGCTCACCGGTGCCCGGCTCGACGGCGCCGAATGCCTCAAGCTGCGCCTCGCTACGCACTACATTCCGTCCGACCGGCTGGAGGAGGCCAAGGAGCGGATCATCGCTCAGCCCTTCCGCACGCAGGCGGTGCTCGACGAGCTGAGCGAGGAGAACGTCCCCGCCGCACGCATCATGGACAACCTCGCGCGGATCGACCGTTACTTCGCGTCGGATCGGCTCGAGGACATCCTCGCCGCGCTCGATGCCGGCGCCGCCGACGGCGACAAATGGGCGGCCAAGGAAGCCGCGACCATCCGCGCCAAGTCGCCGATGGCGTGCAAGGTCAGCCTGCGCCTGCTCCAGGAAAGCCCGCACCAGCTGCACTTCGTTGACGAAATGCGGATGGAATACGGCATCATGATCCGCCTGATCCATCACCCCGACTTCCGCGAGGGCGTCCGCGCGCTGCTGATCGACAAGGACAACAAGCCCAATTGGCAGCCGACCAACCCCGCGGTGATCGGCGATGCCGATGTCGCCGCCTTCTTCGAGCCCCTGCCCCCGAGGAGCAGTGGCGCCCATTCGATTTTTAGTTCGTCATCCCGGGCTTGACCCGGGACCCGCCTTTTCTTCAGGCGGTCAACGCAAGGCAGGCCCCGGATCAAGTCCGGGGTGACGGTGAGGAAGAGTGATGAGCGAGTACGAGAATATTCTGGTCGAACAGCGCGGCGCAGTGACTTTGGTCACGCTCAACCGTCCGCAGGCGCTGAACGCGCTCAATACGGCGGTGCTCGGCGAGCTGATCGACGCCTTCGCTGCTTATGATTCCGACGACAGCCAGCGCTGCCTCGTCCTCACGGGCAGCGGCGACAAGGCCTTCGCCGCAGGCGCGGACATCAAGGAAATGCAGCCGCAGGGCTTCGCCAGCATGTATTCGGCCAATTTCTTCGCCGGGTGGGAGCAGGTGACGCGCACCCGCAAGCCATGGATCGCCGCGGTCAACGGCTTCGCGCTCGGCGGCGGCTGCGAAGTGGCGATGATGGCGGATTTCATCATCGCGTCCGACACCGCCAAGTTCGGCCAGCCCGAAATCAAGCTCGGCGTCACGCCGGGAATGGGCGGGTCGCAGCGCCTGACGCTGGCGATCGGCAAGGCCAAGGCGATGGAAATGTGCCTGACCGGCCGGATGATGGACGCCGCCGAGGCCGAACGGAGTGGCCTCGTCGCCAAGGTCGTCCCCGCCGCCGATCTGCTCGACGAGGCGCTGAGGACCGCCGAGACAATCGCCGGCATGGCCCCGCTAGCGGCCATCGCGACCAAGGAAATGGTCAACGCCGCGTTCGAAATGCCGCTGGCGCAAGGCATCAATTTCGAGCGCCGCCTGTTCCACGGCCTGTTCGGCACCGAGGACCAGAAGGAAGGCATGACCGCCTTCGTCGAAAAGCGGCCAGGGAATTGGAAGGGCAAATAAGTATGGCGCGTATCGCATTCATCGGGCTCGGCCATATGGGCGGCGGCATGGCGCCCAATCTCGCCAAGGCGGGGCATGACGTCCGCGCATTCGACCTCAGCGCCGACGCGCTGGCCAAGGCCGTTGCCGGCGGTTGCCACCAAGCGGGGTCGACCGAAGAAGCGGTCAAGGACGCCGAGGCGGTCATCACCATGCTCCCCGCCGCGCAGCATGTTTCGGCGGTCTATCGCGACCAGGTACTTGGGAAGGCGCCGGCAAGCGCCCTCCTCATCGATTGCTCGACCATCGACGTCGCCACCGCGCGCAGCGTCGAGGAAGAAGCGGCGGCGCAGGGCTACATGATGGTCGACGCGCCCGTTTCCGGCGGCATCGCCGCCGCGGCCGGCGGCACGCTCACCTTCATGGTCGGCGGATCCGATGAGGCCTTCGCCCGCGCGCAACCGATCCTCGATCCGATGGCCAAGGCCGTCATCCACGCCGGCGGCGCGGGCGCGGGCCAGGCGGCGAAGATCTGCAACAACATGATCCTCGGCGCGACCATGGTTGCGACCTGCGAGGCGTTCGTGCTCGCGCAGAAGCTCGGGCTCGACCCGCAGGTCTTCTTTGACATTTCGTCCAAGGCCTCGGGGCAGAGCTGGTCGATGACCAGCTACGCGCCCGTCCCCGGCGTCGGCCCCGACACCCCCGCCGACCATGACTATGAAGGCGGGTTCGCCGCCGCACTGATGCTCAAGGATCTCAAGCTGGCGATGGAAGCGGCGAAGGCTGCGGGCGCCTACACGCCGATGGGCGGCGAGGCTGAGGAGCTGTACCAGCGGTTCGTCGATCGCGGCGGCGGATCGAAGGATTTTTCCGGAATCATCAAAATGATCGACGACAGTTGGAAAGTGCCCAATAACTGACGTCCGAACCGAACCAGGAGATGCGAATGAAGAGCCTGTTCACCGCCGTTGCCGCCGCCGCATTGCTGGCGGGTTGTAATCAGTCCGACAACGCGAACGAGGCTCTCGCCGACGCCAATGCCAGTGGCAACGCCGCCGCTGCAGCGGTCGAAAATGCCGTCGCGGCGGCCCCGGCCACGCCGCTTCAGAAAGAGCAGGCGCTCGCCCTGATGAAGGAACGGCACGAAAATTACGAAAAGATCGGCGATGCGATGAAGGTCATCGGCCGAGAATTGAAGAGCGACAGCCCCGATCTCGCCGCGGTGCGCACCAACGCCGACGCCATCGCCACGCTGGCGCCGCAGGTGAAGGGCTGGTTCCCGCAGGGCACCGGGCCGGACGTCGGCAAGACCGAAGCGCTTGCCGCAATCTGGGAAAAGCCCGAGGACTTTGCTGCCAAGGCCGCCGAATTCGAGCGCGCGGCGGCGGCATTCCAGGCGGCGACGCGCGGCACGGACGTTGCTGCGATGCGTGCTGCCCAAGGCAATCTGGGCAAGAGCTGCAAGGCCTGTCACGACCTCTATCGTGAAGAGCACGACTGAGCCGCTGGCGGACCCGGGCGGTGCGCCGTCGCGCATCGCGGTCTGGGATCTGCCGACGCGCCTGTTCCATTGGATGCTCGTCGCGCTGATCGCGTTCAGCTGGTGGTCGGCCGAAGACGAAGAGATCGAATGGCATATGTGGTCCGGCTTCGCGGTCCTGACCCTGCTGCTGTTCCGGCTGCTGTGGGGCATTTTCGGCAGTTCGACCGCGCGCTTCGTCAATTTCATACGTGGCCCGCGCGCGGTCGTCGCTTACCTGCGCGACAGCAAGGCGTGGACCGCGGTCGGCCACAGCCCGCTCGGCGCGCTCAGCGTCGTTGCGCTGATGGGCATGCTGTTCCTCCAGGTCGGCACCGGCCTGTTCAACAGCGACCGCGACGGCCTCAACGAGGGACCGCTGGTCACCTGGGTCAGCGGCGACCTTGCCGACCAGATCCACGACCTTCACGAAACCTTGTTCGACGTGTTGCTGGTGCTGATCGGCCTGCACGTCGCCGCGATCCTGTTCTACCGCCTGGTCGGGGGCAAAAAGCTGCTCGGGCCGATGATCACCGGCCGCGCCACGCTCGATCCCGGCCCCGCGCCGATGC
The sequence above is drawn from the Sphingomonas lutea genome and encodes:
- a CDS encoding CoA-acylating methylmalonate-semialdehyde dehydrogenase, which produces MLRSIDHYIGGSSFASGERQSDVFDPNQGSVQAHVRLGTAADLERAMDAARAAQPEWAATNPQRRARVMFNFKALVEANMQELAELLSSEHGKVVADAKGDIQRGLEVVEYACGIPSALKGEYTVGAGPGIDVYSMRQPLGIVAGITPFNFPAMIPMWMFAVAIACGNAFILKPSERDPTVPVRLAELMKEAGLPDGILNVVHGDKEMVDAILDHDDIKAISFVGSSDIAQYIYSRGTANGKRVQAFGGAKNHGIVMPDADLDQVVNDLAGAAFGSAGERCMALPVVVPVGEQTADALRAKLIPAIESLRVGVSTDPDAHYGPVVTRAHKEKIESYIQMCADEGGELVVDGRGFKLQGHENGFFVGPTFFDHVKPSFQSYQEEIFGPVLQMVRARDFEEAVALPSKHQYGNGVAIFTRNGHAAREFAARVNVGMVGINVPIPVPVAYHTFGGWKRSGFGDIDQHGPEGVRFWTKSKKVTQRWPDGSADGGNAFVIPTMG
- a CDS encoding acyl-CoA dehydrogenase family protein — its product is MTQFDLTEDQLQIQEMARKFTADAITPHAAEWDEKHIFPKDTIREAAELGFGAIYVGEESGGIGLGRLEAALIMEAMAYGCPSTSAFISIHNMAAWMIDRFGGDEVKQKYLPSMIPMERMGSYCLTEPSSGSDAAALKTKAVLDGDHYVVSGSKAFISGGGENEIYVTMVRTGEEGPKGISCLLIEKDMKGVSFGAQEKKLGWHSQPTAQVNFDEVRVPVANRVGGEGEGFRIAMMGLDGGRLNIGACSLGGAQRCLDEAVNYTKERKQFGTAIADFQATQFTLADMETELQAARYLLYVAAAKVTANAPDKTRFAAMAKRLATDTGSSVVDRALQLHGGYGYLQDYPIERFWRDLRVHSILEGTNQIMRVIVSRDMLRQ
- a CDS encoding PHA/PHB synthase family protein, with the protein product MKSAKPNLPFDPFALAQAAGEAAVGLAARPAELLEVQMKAAQQWTDFWTGAMTGKASEKPRDRRFSAPEWQDDPYYRAIRDAYLLASQQLRDSVSKATGDNSSGAMARFLLDQYLNAVSPTNFAATNPQVVQRTKETGGANLVQGFKHLLEDIGSGKGIVQRRTDPDAFKKGETVAATPGAVVYENKLFQLIQYNPSTDKVAAEPLLYVPPLVNRYYMIDLVPRQSLVKWLVDEGRTVFVISWVNPGPELKDMGVGDYVLTGIVEAIEQVSKRTGAAPDLFSFCLGGTLAAIAVAWLAAKGRAEEVNSATLIGSLVDFSDMRDWAAFVHESHLVALEEHLERQGFVDSLELQRLFAAMRANDLIWSSVVNHYLLDKPAPPSDLLYWFEDGARIPAAFLKSYNRELLLKNRLKDPAGFMVGDVAIDLAAIETPMLVIALKDDHVSAWDAVYRGARDIGAEFVLGGSGHNAGVINPPAANKHGFWTNREMPADAEQWLATAEKHEGSWWPWWTKWLHAKGSKKSVAPRAPKHAIEPAPGRYVMMP
- a CDS encoding enoyl-CoA hydratase/isomerase family protein → MTTSADVIAVKQGQAGRLRLNRPKALHSLNRSMVREMARALLEWRSDPDVRIILIDHAEGRGFCAGGDVVTIANSVDGAEEAARAFFFDEYRLNHLEYTYAKPGVAFMDGITMGGGVGIALPCRYRVATERTVLAMPETTIGIFPDVGGGRYLSRLRGRLAQFLALTGARLDGAECLKLRLATHYIPSDRLEEAKERIIAQPFRTQAVLDELSEENVPAARIMDNLARIDRYFASDRLEDILAALDAGAADGDKWAAKEAATIRAKSPMACKVSLRLLQESPHQLHFVDEMRMEYGIMIRLIHHPDFREGVRALLIDKDNKPNWQPTNPAVIGDADVAAFFEPLPPRSSGAHSIFSSSSRA
- a CDS encoding enoyl-CoA hydratase; this encodes MSEYENILVEQRGAVTLVTLNRPQALNALNTAVLGELIDAFAAYDSDDSQRCLVLTGSGDKAFAAGADIKEMQPQGFASMYSANFFAGWEQVTRTRKPWIAAVNGFALGGGCEVAMMADFIIASDTAKFGQPEIKLGVTPGMGGSQRLTLAIGKAKAMEMCLTGRMMDAAEAERSGLVAKVVPAADLLDEALRTAETIAGMAPLAAIATKEMVNAAFEMPLAQGINFERRLFHGLFGTEDQKEGMTAFVEKRPGNWKGK
- the mmsB gene encoding 3-hydroxyisobutyrate dehydrogenase, translated to MARIAFIGLGHMGGGMAPNLAKAGHDVRAFDLSADALAKAVAGGCHQAGSTEEAVKDAEAVITMLPAAQHVSAVYRDQVLGKAPASALLIDCSTIDVATARSVEEEAAAQGYMMVDAPVSGGIAAAAGGTLTFMVGGSDEAFARAQPILDPMAKAVIHAGGAGAGQAAKICNNMILGATMVATCEAFVLAQKLGLDPQVFFDISSKASGQSWSMTSYAPVPGVGPDTPADHDYEGGFAAALMLKDLKLAMEAAKAAGAYTPMGGEAEELYQRFVDRGGGSKDFSGIIKMIDDSWKVPNN
- a CDS encoding c-type cytochrome, giving the protein MKSLFTAVAAAALLAGCNQSDNANEALADANASGNAAAAAVENAVAAAPATPLQKEQALALMKERHENYEKIGDAMKVIGRELKSDSPDLAAVRTNADAIATLAPQVKGWFPQGTGPDVGKTEALAAIWEKPEDFAAKAAEFERAAAAFQAATRGTDVAAMRAAQGNLGKSCKACHDLYREEHD
- a CDS encoding cytochrome b/b6 domain-containing protein, giving the protein MKSTTEPLADPGGAPSRIAVWDLPTRLFHWMLVALIAFSWWSAEDEEIEWHMWSGFAVLTLLLFRLLWGIFGSSTARFVNFIRGPRAVVAYLRDSKAWTAVGHSPLGALSVVALMGMLFLQVGTGLFNSDRDGLNEGPLVTWVSGDLADQIHDLHETLFDVLLVLIGLHVAAILFYRLVGGKKLLGPMITGRATLDPGPAPMRPGRWWAALLCLAAALLITRWIIAGLPPFSS